One genomic window of Pseudoxanthomonas sp. includes the following:
- a CDS encoding BolA family protein: protein MARMRAALEAGLQPAQLALEDESHLHAGHAGARDGRGHFRVRVVSDVFAGKLPLARHRAVYAALGDLMQTDIHALSIDALTPDEAERGA from the coding sequence ATGGCGCGCATGCGGGCGGCGCTGGAAGCCGGCCTGCAGCCGGCGCAGCTGGCGCTGGAAGACGAAAGCCACCTGCACGCCGGCCATGCCGGTGCCCGTGATGGGCGTGGCCACTTCCGGGTGAGGGTCGTCAGCGACGTGTTTGCCGGCAAGTTGCCGTTGGCCCGGCACCGTGCCGTGTATGCCGCATTGGGCGATCTGATGCAGACCGACATCCATGCCCTGAGCATCGATGCGCTGACCCCGGACGAGGCCGAAAGGGGCGCTTGA
- a CDS encoding YciI family protein, producing the protein MWYAIEGHDVPDSLALRQPVRPAHVARLQALLDAGRLLVAGPCPAIDSPDPGPAGFSGSIVIAEFDSLEDARAWADADPYTLSGAYARVDVRPFLKVLP; encoded by the coding sequence ATGTGGTATGCCATCGAAGGTCACGACGTTCCCGACTCCCTGGCCCTGCGCCAGCCTGTGCGCCCGGCGCATGTGGCGCGCCTGCAGGCGCTGCTGGACGCCGGCCGTCTGCTGGTGGCGGGCCCGTGCCCGGCCATCGATTCGCCGGATCCGGGTCCGGCCGGCTTCAGTGGCAGCATCGTGATCGCCGAATTCGACTCGCTGGAAGATGCCCGTGCCTGGGCCGATGCCGACCCGTACACACTCTCCGGCGCTTACGCCCGCGTGGATGTGCGTCCGTTCCTGAAGGTGCTGCCGTGA
- a CDS encoding ScpA family protein has protein sequence MTSQPAPSATASTDTSPQTPQQHEMPLAVVHGQPVLQIPQDLYIPPDALEVILDAFEGPLDLLLYLIRRQNLDILDIPVLEITRQYVNYINVMQELRFELAAEYLVMAAILAEIKSRMLLPRPPAVEGDEGDPRADLVRRLQEYERFKQAAEDIDALPRQGRDTAVVQAHVPDRAAIKVPPDVDLKEMLLALHDVLKRAELFTGHAIKREALSVRQRMGDVLARLEDGKFHRFEAMFTAEEGRLGVLVSFLAVLELAKEQLLDIVQEAPLAPIYVKSLALGNTNEPLQFSSEFDDSDAANDA, from the coding sequence ATGACATCGCAACCCGCGCCCAGCGCGACCGCTTCCACGGACACCAGCCCGCAGACGCCGCAGCAGCACGAAATGCCGCTGGCGGTGGTCCATGGCCAGCCGGTGCTGCAGATCCCGCAGGATCTGTACATCCCGCCGGATGCGCTGGAAGTGATCCTGGATGCGTTCGAAGGCCCGCTCGACCTGCTGCTGTACCTGATCCGCCGGCAGAACCTGGACATCCTGGATATCCCGGTGCTGGAAATCACCCGCCAGTACGTGAATTACATCAACGTCATGCAGGAGCTGCGCTTCGAGCTGGCGGCCGAGTACCTGGTGATGGCCGCGATCCTGGCCGAGATCAAATCACGCATGCTGCTGCCGCGCCCGCCGGCGGTGGAAGGCGACGAAGGCGACCCGCGCGCCGATCTGGTGCGCCGCCTGCAGGAGTACGAGCGCTTCAAGCAGGCCGCCGAAGACATCGATGCCCTACCCCGCCAGGGCCGCGACACCGCAGTGGTCCAGGCGCACGTGCCGGACCGCGCGGCGATCAAGGTTCCACCGGACGTGGACCTGAAGGAAATGCTGCTGGCACTGCACGACGTGCTCAAGCGCGCCGAGCTGTTCACCGGCCACGCGATCAAGCGCGAGGCCCTGAGCGTGCGTCAACGCATGGGCGATGTGCTGGCCAGGCTGGAAGACGGCAAGTTCCACCGATTCGAGGCGATGTTCACAGCCGAGGAAGGACGCCTGGGCGTGCTGGTGAGCTTTCTGGCCGTGCTGGAACTGGCCAAGGAACAGCTGCTGGACATCGTGCAGGAAGCACCGCTGGCGCCGATCTACGTCAAGTCGCTGGCGCTGGGCAATACCAATGAACCGCTGCAGTTCTCCAGCGAGTTCGACGACTCCGATGCGGCCAACGACGCATAA
- a CDS encoding pseudouridine synthase, giving the protein MSDTPRNKLSLKRDAAATPEVRLEERLHKVLAQAGLGSRRALEQRIADGLVKVNGQTAQIGMSIGSGDKVELDGRSFVASALTEAPRVLIYNKPEGEVTTREDPEGRPTVFEALPALKGARWIAIGRLDINTTGLLLLTTDGELANAMMHPSYEVSREYVVRVRAPEGQDTVSDELVERLRKGVELEDGPAKFDEVDRIGGTDSHDWYRVALKEGRNREVRRLWESQGCQVSRLKRTRYGTVELPQPLLRGQSQELAETQVNALRKTLKLEDGTPAALTLQPVIGQRKAAKTVVHARGAGNAYVNGHNTTADEGRELRRFDNVREDRGRGGRGKPGGFRGGLTVTGEAAANQSQKPFKTRAAKGPKPLPDGNPAAFRSWYVPDGVDTGPTGHRNAGPGGPKKPYGGKPGGPRRGGPGAGAGGGNPYGGAGGDGPRGGQGQQRKAKPYGHPGNAPSFPSDHATPGAYNPYGQRQARPGGGGNRPAGGNRPGGTGPRPGANRGPGGNRPSGPRGGGGGRGGSRGGHG; this is encoded by the coding sequence ATGAGTGACACCCCCCGCAACAAGCTGTCGCTGAAGCGCGACGCCGCCGCAACCCCCGAAGTCCGCCTGGAAGAGCGCCTGCACAAGGTGCTGGCGCAGGCCGGCCTGGGCTCACGCCGCGCGCTGGAGCAGCGCATCGCCGATGGCCTGGTCAAGGTCAACGGTCAGACCGCGCAGATCGGCATGTCCATCGGCAGCGGCGACAAGGTCGAGCTGGACGGCCGCAGCTTCGTCGCCAGCGCGCTGACCGAAGCGCCGCGCGTGCTGATCTACAACAAGCCCGAAGGCGAAGTGACCACCCGCGAAGATCCCGAAGGCCGCCCGACGGTGTTCGAAGCGCTGCCAGCCCTGAAGGGCGCGCGCTGGATCGCCATCGGCCGCCTGGACATCAACACCACCGGCCTGCTGCTGCTCACCACCGACGGCGAGCTGGCCAACGCGATGATGCATCCGTCCTACGAAGTCTCGCGCGAGTACGTGGTGCGCGTGCGTGCGCCGGAAGGCCAGGACACCGTGTCCGACGAACTGGTCGAACGCCTGCGCAAGGGCGTGGAGCTGGAAGACGGCCCGGCCAAGTTCGATGAAGTCGACCGCATTGGCGGCACCGATTCGCACGACTGGTACCGCGTCGCCCTCAAGGAAGGCCGCAACCGCGAAGTGCGCCGCCTGTGGGAATCGCAGGGCTGCCAGGTCAGCCGCCTCAAGCGCACCCGCTACGGCACCGTCGAGCTGCCGCAGCCGCTGCTGCGCGGCCAGTCGCAGGAGCTGGCCGAAACCCAGGTCAACGCGCTGCGCAAGACCCTGAAGCTGGAAGACGGCACGCCGGCCGCACTGACCCTGCAGCCGGTGATCGGCCAGCGCAAGGCCGCCAAGACCGTGGTCCACGCCCGCGGCGCCGGCAATGCCTACGTCAACGGCCACAACACCACCGCCGACGAAGGCCGCGAACTGCGCCGCTTCGACAACGTGCGCGAAGACCGCGGCCGCGGTGGCCGTGGCAAGCCCGGTGGTTTCCGTGGCGGCCTGACCGTCACCGGCGAAGCGGCGGCCAACCAGTCGCAGAAGCCGTTCAAGACCCGCGCCGCCAAGGGTCCCAAGCCGTTGCCCGATGGCAACCCGGCTGCCTTCCGCAGCTGGTACGTGCCCGATGGCGTGGACACCGGCCCGACCGGCCACCGCAATGCCGGTCCGGGTGGCCCGAAGAAGCCCTACGGCGGCAAGCCGGGCGGTCCGCGTCGCGGCGGCCCGGGCGCTGGTGCCGGCGGCGGCAATCCGTACGGCGGCGCTGGTGGTGACGGTCCGCGCGGCGGCCAGGGCCAGCAGCGCAAGGCCAAGCCGTACGGTCATCCGGGCAATGCCCCGAGCTTCCCCTCCGACCATGCCACCCCGGGGGCCTATAACCCGTACGGCCAGCGCCAGGCGCGTCCGGGCGGCGGCGGTAACCGGCCGGCCGGTGGCAATCGCCCTGGCGGCACCGGCCCGCGTCCCGGTGCCAATCGCGGCCCAGGCGGCAACCGTCCCAGCGGCCCGCGTGGCGGCGGCGGTGGCCGCGGTGGCTCGCGCGGCGGTCATGGCTGA
- a CDS encoding ferredoxin--NADP reductase — translation MSSAYGAETVLEVRHWTDDYFSFTTTRNEGFRFENGQFVMIGLEGETRPLLRAYSIASANWEEQLEFFSIKVANGPLTSRLQHIKPGDSVLVGRKPTGTLLISDLHPGRNLYLLGTGTGMAPWLSVIKDPETYERFDKVILTHGVRFEKDLAYRDYFENELPRHEFLGELLRDKLLYYPAVTREPFRNQGRLTELLASGQMAQSLGLEPIDPSRDRFMICGSPQMLADLRALLDSRGFEASHRIGNAGHYVFERAFVEK, via the coding sequence ATGTCTTCCGCTTACGGCGCCGAAACGGTGCTTGAGGTCCGCCACTGGACCGACGACTACTTCAGCTTCACCACCACCCGCAACGAAGGCTTCCGCTTCGAGAACGGCCAGTTCGTCATGATCGGGCTGGAAGGTGAGACCCGGCCGCTGCTGCGCGCCTATTCCATCGCCAGCGCCAACTGGGAAGAACAGCTGGAGTTCTTCAGCATCAAGGTGGCCAATGGGCCGTTGACCTCACGCCTGCAGCACATCAAGCCCGGTGACAGCGTGCTGGTCGGCCGCAAGCCCACCGGCACCCTGCTGATCTCCGACCTGCACCCGGGCCGCAACCTGTATCTGCTGGGCACCGGCACCGGCATGGCGCCATGGCTGAGCGTGATCAAGGACCCGGAGACCTACGAGCGCTTCGACAAAGTCATCCTGACCCATGGCGTGCGTTTCGAAAAAGACCTCGCCTACCGCGATTATTTCGAGAACGAACTGCCACGGCACGAGTTCCTGGGCGAGCTGCTGCGCGACAAGCTGCTGTACTACCCGGCCGTGACTCGCGAACCGTTCCGCAACCAGGGCCGCCTGACCGAGCTGCTGGCCAGTGGCCAGATGGCGCAGAGCCTGGGGCTGGAACCGATCGATCCCTCGCGCGACCGTTTCATGATCTGCGGCAGCCCGCAGATGCTGGCCGACCTGCGCGCGCTGCTGGACAGCCGCGGCTTCGAGGCCTCGCACCGGATCGGCAATGCCGGGCATTACGTGTTCGAACGCGCCTTCGTCGAGAAGTAA
- a CDS encoding glutathione peroxidase, translated as MRGVFEFSATDINGHAQPLSDWAGSVLLIVNVASRCGFTPQYGGLEVLWQQYRDRGLVVLGFPCDQFGHQEPGDEADIRQFCSLNYAVTFPMFSKVQVNGEEAHPLWQRLKHDKPGVLGTERIKWNFTKFLIGRNGQVIKRFGPRQAPMSLAREIEQALG; from the coding sequence ATGCGCGGAGTCTTCGAATTTTCTGCGACCGACATCAACGGGCACGCGCAGCCGCTGTCGGACTGGGCAGGCTCGGTGTTGTTGATCGTCAATGTCGCTTCGCGCTGTGGCTTCACGCCGCAGTACGGTGGCCTGGAAGTGCTGTGGCAGCAGTACCGCGACCGCGGGCTGGTGGTGCTGGGGTTCCCCTGCGACCAGTTCGGCCACCAGGAGCCGGGCGACGAGGCGGACATCCGCCAGTTCTGCAGCCTCAATTACGCGGTGACCTTCCCGATGTTTTCCAAGGTGCAGGTCAACGGGGAGGAGGCCCATCCGCTGTGGCAGCGCCTCAAGCACGACAAGCCTGGCGTGCTGGGCACCGAACGGATCAAGTGGAACTTCACCAAGTTCCTGATTGGCCGCAACGGCCAGGTCATCAAGCGCTTCGGGCCACGTCAGGCGCCCATGTCGCTGGCGCGCGAGATCGAGCAAGCGCTGGGTTGA
- a CDS encoding M3 family metallopeptidase — protein sequence MTTRLALALAIALGTTMPAYAQTGTPASTGQSANPFDAQSTLPLHYPQFDRIKDADFAPAFDAGMAAQLEEIDAIADNPAKPTFDNTIIAMEKSGQVLDRATTVFFNLVGTDTNPVREKLRSDYSGKFAAHRDAISLNGKLFARIQALYDTRTQLGLDAQGVRLVEKYHTDFVRDGAQLSDADKARLKDMNAELAALGTQFSQNVLKEVNASAVIVDDASQLDGLTESEVSTAADEAKSRGLAGKYVITLLNTTGQPPLTNLTNRALREKIYTASINRGSRGNEFDNTKLVSRIMTLRAQKAKMLGYPNYAAYSLENQTAKTPQAVNEMLGKLAPAAVANARREAADLQAMIDSEQKAAGKPTFELAAWDWAFYSEKVRQAKYNFDESQLKPYFEMKNVLENGVFHAANQEYGLTFKERTDLPKYREDTFVYDVFDADGSQLAIFIFDPYARASKRGGAWMNSYVSQSELTGDKPVVANHLNIPKPPAGQPTLLTWDEVTTTFHEFGHALHGMFSDVKYPYFSGTAVPRDFVEFPSQVNEMWADYPSVLKHYAKHYQTGAAMPQALLDKVLAAAKFNQGFATTEYLGAAMLDQRWHQISEDQVPDAAGVMDFEAKALATDGIAYAPVPPRYRTPYFSHIMGGYSAGYYAYIWSEVLDANTQKWFEQHGGLSRANGDRFRKTLLSQGGSQDAMKLFQDFAGHAPQIEPLLEKRGLDAKAE from the coding sequence ATGACCACCCGCCTCGCCCTGGCACTCGCCATTGCCCTTGGAACCACCATGCCCGCCTACGCCCAGACCGGCACCCCGGCCAGCACCGGCCAGTCCGCCAATCCGTTCGACGCGCAAAGCACCCTGCCGCTGCATTACCCGCAGTTCGACAGGATCAAGGACGCGGATTTCGCGCCGGCCTTCGACGCGGGCATGGCAGCCCAGCTGGAGGAAATCGACGCGATCGCCGACAACCCAGCCAAGCCGACCTTCGACAACACCATCATCGCGATGGAAAAGAGTGGCCAGGTGCTGGACCGCGCGACCACGGTGTTCTTCAACCTGGTCGGCACCGACACCAACCCGGTCCGCGAAAAGCTGCGCAGTGACTATTCCGGCAAGTTCGCCGCGCATCGTGATGCGATCTCGCTCAACGGCAAGCTGTTCGCACGCATCCAGGCGCTGTATGACACGCGCACCCAACTGGGCCTGGATGCGCAGGGCGTGCGCCTGGTCGAGAAGTACCACACCGATTTCGTCCGCGACGGCGCCCAGCTCTCCGATGCGGACAAGGCCAGGCTCAAGGACATGAATGCCGAACTGGCGGCGCTGGGCACGCAGTTCAGCCAGAACGTACTGAAAGAGGTCAACGCATCGGCCGTGATCGTCGATGACGCCAGCCAGCTCGATGGCCTGACCGAATCGGAAGTCTCCACCGCTGCCGACGAAGCCAAGTCGCGCGGACTGGCCGGCAAGTACGTCATCACCCTGCTCAACACCACCGGCCAGCCACCGCTGACCAACCTCACCAACCGCGCGCTGCGCGAGAAGATCTACACCGCTTCGATCAACCGCGGCAGCCGTGGCAATGAATTCGACAACACCAAGCTGGTGTCGCGGATCATGACCCTGCGCGCGCAGAAGGCGAAGATGCTGGGGTATCCCAACTACGCCGCGTATTCACTGGAAAACCAGACCGCCAAGACCCCGCAGGCGGTCAACGAGATGCTGGGCAAGCTGGCACCGGCCGCAGTAGCCAACGCCAGGCGCGAAGCGGCCGACCTGCAGGCGATGATCGACAGCGAACAGAAAGCCGCCGGCAAGCCGACTTTCGAACTGGCCGCCTGGGACTGGGCGTTCTATAGCGAGAAGGTGCGCCAGGCGAAGTACAACTTCGACGAGTCGCAGCTCAAACCGTACTTCGAGATGAAGAACGTGCTGGAAAACGGCGTGTTCCATGCTGCCAACCAGGAATACGGCCTGACCTTCAAGGAACGCACCGACCTGCCAAAGTACCGTGAGGACACCTTCGTCTACGACGTGTTCGATGCCGACGGTTCGCAGCTGGCGATCTTCATCTTCGACCCCTACGCACGGGCGTCCAAGCGCGGCGGTGCGTGGATGAATTCGTATGTGTCCCAGTCCGAACTGACCGGCGACAAGCCGGTGGTCGCCAACCACCTCAACATTCCCAAGCCACCGGCCGGCCAGCCGACGCTGCTGACCTGGGATGAAGTGACCACCACCTTCCATGAATTCGGCCACGCGCTGCACGGCATGTTCTCGGACGTGAAATACCCGTACTTCTCCGGCACCGCGGTGCCGCGCGACTTCGTCGAATTCCCCTCGCAGGTCAATGAGATGTGGGCCGACTATCCAAGCGTGCTCAAGCACTACGCCAAGCATTACCAGACCGGCGCGGCCATGCCGCAGGCACTGCTGGACAAGGTGCTGGCTGCGGCCAAGTTCAACCAGGGCTTTGCCACCACCGAGTACCTGGGCGCGGCAATGCTAGACCAGCGCTGGCACCAGATCAGCGAAGACCAGGTGCCCGACGCGGCTGGCGTGATGGACTTCGAAGCCAAGGCGCTGGCTACCGACGGCATCGCCTATGCCCCGGTGCCGCCGCGCTACCGCACGCCCTACTTCAGCCACATCATGGGCGGCTATTCGGCCGGCTACTACGCCTACATCTGGTCCGAGGTGCTGGATGCCAACACCCAGAAGTGGTTCGAGCAGCACGGTGGCCTGAGCCGCGCCAATGGCGACCGCTTCCGCAAGACCCTGCTGTCGCAGGGCGGCAGCCAGGATGCGATGAAGCTGTTCCAGGACTTCGCCGGCCATGCGCCGCAGATCGAACCATTGCTGGAAAAACGCGGCCTGGATGCGAAGGCCGAATAA
- a CDS encoding acyl-CoA desaturase — MHKNRPLSQDELQRFGDELDAVRARTVAKLGAPDARYIRRSVSAVRWTGALGRIALFVGAVGGAFVPVLLWPLCIAGTLLLALSKILENMTVGHNVIHGQYDWMGDPQLHSRTYEWDIVATSENWRKTHNFRHHTYTNVRGLDDDIGYGLLRIFPEQKWKPFNLLQPPIAVLFCLLFEWGVAIQDLRLGRLFAGKMTFKQLRAQFRPVGRKMGRQMLKDYLIFPALAGPFFLPVLLGNIVANVLRSIWTYVVIFCGHFTADAETFPKDVVRNETRGHWYLRQLRGSSNITGGAAIDVLTGDLSHQIEHHFFPDIPANRYTEMSAEVREICQRYGQHYNTGSLFKQFGQVMWRILRHAFPSKPRRQVALTSKPANALDMGGAEPVRQAG; from the coding sequence ATGCACAAGAACCGCCCGCTTTCCCAGGACGAACTGCAGCGCTTCGGCGACGAGCTGGACGCCGTACGCGCGCGCACCGTGGCCAAGCTGGGTGCGCCCGATGCGCGCTACATCCGCCGCTCGGTCTCGGCCGTGCGCTGGACCGGTGCGCTGGGCCGCATCGCGCTGTTCGTCGGTGCGGTGGGCGGCGCGTTCGTGCCCGTGTTGCTGTGGCCGCTGTGCATCGCCGGCACGCTGCTGCTGGCGTTGTCCAAGATCCTGGAGAACATGACCGTCGGCCACAACGTGATCCACGGCCAATACGACTGGATGGGCGACCCGCAGCTGCACAGCCGCACCTACGAGTGGGACATCGTCGCCACCAGCGAGAACTGGCGCAAAACCCACAACTTCCGCCACCACACCTACACCAACGTGCGCGGCCTGGACGATGACATCGGCTACGGCCTGCTGCGCATCTTCCCCGAGCAGAAGTGGAAGCCGTTCAACCTGCTGCAGCCGCCGATCGCGGTGCTGTTCTGCCTGCTGTTCGAGTGGGGCGTGGCGATCCAGGACCTGCGCCTGGGCCGCCTGTTCGCCGGCAAGATGACCTTCAAGCAGTTGCGCGCGCAGTTCCGTCCGGTCGGCCGCAAGATGGGCCGCCAGATGCTGAAGGACTACCTGATCTTCCCCGCGCTGGCCGGTCCGTTCTTCCTGCCGGTGCTGCTGGGCAATATCGTCGCCAACGTGCTGCGCAGCATCTGGACCTACGTGGTGATCTTCTGCGGGCACTTCACCGCCGATGCGGAAACCTTCCCCAAGGACGTGGTGCGCAACGAGACGCGCGGCCATTGGTACCTGCGCCAGCTGCGTGGTTCGTCCAACATCACCGGGGGCGCGGCGATCGACGTGCTGACCGGCGACCTGAGCCATCAGATCGAGCACCACTTTTTCCCGGACATCCCGGCCAACCGCTACACCGAGATGTCGGCCGAGGTGCGCGAGATCTGCCAGCGCTATGGCCAGCACTACAACACCGGCTCGCTGTTCAAGCAGTTCGGCCAGGTGATGTGGCGGATCCTGCGGCACGCCTTCCCCAGCAAGCCGCGCCGACAGGTCGCGCTGACCAGCAAGCCCGCCAACGCGCTGGACATGGGTGGGGCAGAACCCGTCCGGCAGGCAGGTTGA
- a CDS encoding ferredoxin reductase encodes MTAVLPRRNRAPLSGAFRVARALVDPAVFDFWSAKVNPLWTWERPMARLKARRQASSDAVTLVLQTNRHFAGLRPGQHVNLGVEVEGARLSRSYSPSAVAGDQIEITVREVDGGRVSRHLCRDARVGEVFDLGTAFGGMTLPAAVQGAWLFLAAGSGITPLMAMLRQLDAAGMPVQLDLVYWARTRAELCFADELQALAAKHACFKLHVALTREDDGRGTFATRIGETDLAALVAQLDQRQVFACGPHGFVHSARGLLEGRVQRFDAEAFTPPQALPGEAGTVEVLLSRSGRTLTVPRDRSLLQALEEQGVRPASGCRMGLCNTCACTRSTGITRDTQTNARSAEPDATVRICISAAATDLTLDL; translated from the coding sequence ATGACTGCCGTCCTGCCCCGTCGTAATCGTGCCCCGCTGTCCGGGGCGTTTCGTGTCGCCCGCGCGCTGGTGGATCCGGCCGTGTTCGACTTCTGGAGCGCCAAGGTCAACCCGCTGTGGACATGGGAGCGCCCGATGGCGCGCCTGAAGGCCCGCCGCCAGGCCTCGTCCGATGCGGTGACGCTGGTGCTGCAGACCAACCGGCACTTCGCTGGGCTACGTCCGGGCCAGCACGTGAACCTGGGCGTGGAAGTCGAAGGCGCCCGCCTGAGCCGCAGCTACAGCCCCAGCGCCGTGGCGGGCGACCAGATCGAGATCACCGTGCGCGAAGTGGACGGGGGCCGGGTCAGCCGCCACCTGTGCCGCGATGCGCGCGTGGGCGAAGTGTTCGACCTGGGCACGGCATTCGGCGGCATGACCTTGCCGGCTGCGGTCCAAGGGGCGTGGCTGTTCCTGGCCGCCGGCAGTGGCATCACTCCGTTGATGGCGATGCTGCGCCAGCTGGACGCCGCCGGCATGCCGGTGCAACTGGACCTGGTGTATTGGGCCCGCACCCGTGCCGAACTGTGTTTCGCCGATGAACTGCAGGCGCTGGCCGCCAAACATGCCTGTTTCAAGCTGCATGTCGCGCTCACCCGCGAAGACGACGGCCGCGGCACCTTCGCCACGCGCATCGGCGAGACCGACCTGGCCGCGCTGGTGGCCCAGTTGGACCAGCGCCAGGTGTTCGCCTGCGGCCCGCATGGGTTCGTGCACAGCGCCCGCGGGTTGCTGGAAGGCCGCGTGCAGCGTTTCGATGCCGAGGCCTTCACCCCGCCGCAGGCGCTGCCCGGTGAAGCCGGCACGGTCGAAGTCCTGCTGTCACGCAGCGGGCGCACCCTGACCGTGCCCCGTGATCGGTCCCTGTTGCAGGCGCTGGAAGAGCAGGGTGTGCGGCCCGCTTCCGGCTGCCGCATGGGGCTGTGCAACACCTGCGCCTGTACCCGCAGCACCGGCATCACCCGCGACACCCAGACCAATGCGCGTTCGGCCGAACCCGACGCCACCGTGCGCATCTGCATCAGCGCCGCGGCCACCGATCTGACCCTGGACCTGTAA
- the fabR gene encoding HTH-type transcriptional repressor FabR translates to MPPTETAIDTTAEDAAPARRAGISRQDLLAAALRLVGPHRSLTSLSLREVAREAGIAPNSFYRQFRDMDELAVALIDLAGRSLRQIIGQARRRALRADSSVIRLSVETFMEQLRADDKLLHVLLREGMVGSDAFKAAVERELTYFEDELQVDLVRLAAADGAILHAPALVSKAITRLVFAAGASAMDLPPERDPELVDQLSTMLRMILTGSRAMAVQDPAPKA, encoded by the coding sequence ATGCCTCCCACGGAAACCGCCATCGACACCACCGCTGAAGACGCCGCCCCCGCCCGCCGGGCCGGCATCTCGCGCCAGGACCTGCTGGCGGCTGCGCTGCGCCTGGTCGGCCCGCACCGCAGCCTGACCTCGCTGAGCCTGCGTGAAGTGGCCCGCGAGGCCGGCATCGCGCCCAATTCGTTCTATCGCCAGTTCCGTGACATGGACGAACTGGCCGTGGCCCTGATCGACCTGGCCGGCCGCTCGCTGCGCCAGATCATCGGCCAGGCCCGCCGCCGCGCGCTGCGCGCGGACAGCAGCGTGATCCGCCTGTCGGTGGAGACTTTCATGGAGCAGCTGCGCGCCGACGACAAGCTGCTGCACGTCCTGCTGCGCGAAGGCATGGTCGGCTCGGACGCGTTCAAGGCCGCGGTCGAACGCGAACTGACCTATTTCGAGGATGAGCTGCAGGTGGACCTGGTCCGCCTGGCCGCCGCCGACGGCGCGATCCTGCACGCACCTGCGCTGGTATCCAAAGCGATCACGCGCCTGGTGTTCGCCGCCGGCGCCAGTGCCATGGACCTGCCACCCGAACGCGACCCGGAGCTGGTGGACCAGCTGTCGACGATGCTGCGGATGATCCTGACCGGGTCACGGGCGATGGCCGTACAGGATCCGGCGCCGAAGGCGTAA